Within uncultured Methanoregula sp., the genomic segment ACAAAAGGTGACTTAGTGATACTATGTCTGAAATAACCGCTGACAGCACCATTTACGATCTCCTCAAGGCAAAGCCCGAAGCCACCGATGCCCTCTTCAAGTTCGGCATGGGTTGTGTCGGCTGTGCCATCGCCCGTGGCGAGACCATCCGCGAAGCAGCAGAAGCCCACGGCATTCCGCTGCCCGAGCTTCTCAAGGCCCTCGGCATCAACGAGTAAGCCGGAATAAAAATAGTTTATC encodes:
- a CDS encoding DUF1858 domain-containing protein; the protein is MSEITADSTIYDLLKAKPEATDALFKFGMGCVGCAIARGETIREAAEAHGIPLPELLKALGINE